The Rosa rugosa chromosome 1, drRosRugo1.1, whole genome shotgun sequence genomic sequence GCTGCGTCGAGTACGGCCTCGGCCTCTCCAAGCGGATACTCTACGGCAAGGAGGCGGCTCCGGCTCCGTCGGCGATGTCGAGGTCGTCGTCCTGGTCGAGGCCGTCGACGGAGCAGGGGTACTTACCGGAGGCTCCGATGGTGTACGCGGTGGTGTCCGACCCGGAAATCGTGGACAATCCGGACATTCCGAGCTACCAGCCGTACGTCTACGGCCGGTGCGAGCCGCCGGCGTTGATACCTCTGCATATGCACGGCGTGGCTTTGGAGATTGAGAGCTATCTGGACACTGCGTTTGTGACCTTCACCGGAAATTGGCGCGTGCATTGTATTTCCACCGGAAAAAAGTGCGATTGCCGCGTGGCGGTGCCGATGGGCGAGAAGGTTTAGTTATAATTTTGATTAATTGCAAAGTTAATTGGCACGCTTATTTTGCATAATTGTggattttgacttttgaggcaattattattttaattctcaaGAAAAAACATGATGTGCTAACAGGGTTCACTTCTAGGTGTAGAGGTTGATGTCGCCGGAAGTTCGTATCGGACTCAACTGATCACCACAGAAGGCCAACCAGATAGTCGGAAAGTAGCCAAAGACGCGTACTTTCTGAAACGTCACATATACACCTTCAAAGTCCCACAGGTTAATTATCACCTAATGCAACCAGCAATAGTCATTTCAATTTTTCCTTCTATATATGTTGTAACTTGTAATTAGTTTTGAAGTTTATTAAACGTGTGCAACATTTCAGGTTGAAGGAGGCTCCTTCATTTCGCTGAAGATCAGATGGTCTCAGAAATTGTTATATCATGATGGAAAGTTCTGCCTCACTGTGCCTTTTAATTTTCCAGCATATGTTAATCCTGTTGGGAATAAAATTATGAAAGGGGAGAAGATTTCGTTGAGTGTGAATATGGGTGCTGAAGCAGAAGTTTTATGCCAAACTACAAGCCATCCTCTTAAGGTAAATCCGGTAGAATATGGGTGTGAATAGTTTGCGATACTCGATAATGATTCATGGCTTTTCCCAGGTGGGAAGGCGCCAAAGCGGTAGATTGAGCTTCTCATATGAAGCACAGGTAGCAGCATGGTCAAGTGCAGACTTCAGCTTTTCATTTACCGTAAGACTTTATACTAATGCTTGTGTTATGGAAGGGTCTCACAAAGCAGTCATGATCATATTGTGGAATTTGCCCTTGATACTTACAGGTTAACACAAAGGATGTATATGGTGGTGTGTTCTTGCAATCTCCAACTCTTCGTGATTTTGATGACAGAGAGATGTTCTGCTTCTATTTGATCCCCAGGAATAGCCAGACTTGGAAGGTTTGTTATCACTAATACActacctattttttttttttctaatttgaaGGAGAAATTCCTAACAGTGTCATAGGGAGGTTAGTGGGGAGGAAATTGGATTGCATTCAGGGTTTGTAGGCAATATCACTCATAGAAGATTGAAAATTTGCTACTTCCGTTTGCCATTCTTGCCAATCTTTCCATTCTTAAACAGCAGCTTTTCGTAAATGAGTATTGAATTATGACTTTTATTATTGAATTTTGCAAGGTTTTCAAAAAGGAAGTTATATTTATCATTGATATAAGTGGAAGTATGGCGGGAGACCCTCTTGAGAATGCAAAGAGTGCAGTACTGGCATCGCTTTCTAATCTCAACCGGGAAGATACTTTCAACATAATAGCTTTCAATGGAGAGGTTCACGTATTCTCATCATCAATGGAGTTAGCAACAAATGAAGCATTACTGAAAGCTAAGAATTGGGTTAGCGCTGAACTTATTGCAGATGGTGGTACAAATATCTTACTTCCCCTAAGACAGGTACAGTATATGTTGAGCACATCTCCTAATGACCACATATTCCTTGTATTTCTGTCTCATCGATTTAAAAATGTTTTATCTGATCGGTGTATCTGCAAACACGGAGCTTGATTAACTATATTAATCAATTATTTATCTTCTTTGCACTCACTGTACGTTTTAATGTTCAACAGCATATACACTCTTCTATGAGTATCTGACATTATATCTCTACTTCAGGCTATGAAGTTGTTGGCCAAAACTGCTGATACAATTCCTTTCATTTTCCTCATTACTGATGGGGCTGTCGAAGATGAAAGAGAGATTTGCAATATGATGAAAGGATATCTGACAAGTGGGGGCGCAATATGTCCTCGAATATCTACTTTTGGCATAGGTAAGGGTTTTGTTCCCTTAGTTTCTTAGATAACTTTTGCAATATTGATAAATCTtataacgatttttttttttttaaatcagtATGGTGAACATTTCTAACATATCTTGGCCAGGTTTATATTGTAATCATTACTTCCTGCAAATGCTAGCACAAATTGGCAGGGGCTATTATGATGCTGCTTACGATGGAGGTCTGTTTCTCTCCCCTTTCTTATGTCATCATTCTAATACTGTGTTTGATGGTATGAAAAACAAGTAAAAGTTATGTCTTGGTCCGAGTGGATATAGTTATGTAGTCTAATGGAGGATGATTAACTTTAAAAGAAGTTGCTTGCAATCTGCATATCTAGTGGTAGCTatgaaattagggatttctttATATATATGCCTGGATTGGACCTTTTCAGAGTCAATTGACTATAGAGTGCAAAGGCTATTCACAAGGGCATCATCAGTGACTCTTGCCAATATAACCGTGGACACTTTTGAACATCTCGATTCACTTGAGGTATGCTGTCATTGTGCCTTTACTGAAATGTTATATTCCATGTCTGCCTTTTCAGTATTAACTGTGTAGTGGTACATTATCATCTCCTGTTCCTCGCAGCTGTTTCCATCTAATATGCTGGATCTTTCATCTGGAAGTCCATTGATCATATCTGGCAGATATGAGGGAAGCTTTCCTCCCTCCATTAAAGTTAGCGGTACCTTGGCTGATATGAGCAACTTTGCCATAGACTTGAAAGTGCAAAGATCTAAGGATTTCCCACTTGATCGGGTACTGCATGAACAAATCTGATGTGTTAATGTCATATATATAGAAGATTAAATTGAACATTTTTTGTAACATATGCAGTTAATTTAGTACTGTGCGCACATTTGGAAGTATCAAACTAACCTGTAACCTGAACAGGTGCTTGCGAAAAGGCATATTGACATGCGTACAGCTCATGCATGGTTGTTGGGAAGTAAAGAGCTTGAAGAGAAGGTTTGTTTCTTATTTCTGTAGATTGAATTCCATATTCTTGTTATTACTGAACATGCTTCAACAACCTTTCAAAATATCAAGATCCCTTACTGGTAGATACATTCCTTAGTATGGGTGGCAAATGGAGATACATTCCTACTCAAATCATGATTTATGTATTAAATTTACGTCGACTAGAATTGCTGACCAACCTGCTACGATTTGTAGGTCTCTAAAATGAGCAATCTAACCGGGGTCCCATCTGAGTACACTAGCATGACACTGAAGCAGACTGATAAAGGCAATAAAGCACTGGAATTAACTCGGACACAAGAGGTATGCATCTAAAAGCCCTGTCAATGTTTTGTTAAGACACTTGACACCTAGCAAGCTTATGCTCCACACCAACCATAATTTTTTGGAGAGTATAAAAGCACGTCGATATTTTATACTAGCATAAATGAAATAAGTTGCTatatgattgattgattgattgttaATATATTAGTCTTTACAATAGATACTTGTGATTGATTGATTGTTAATAAGTCGCTACATGATACTTGTGCACATCTATGTAATCTCTAACTTCTTAGCAACAAAGAGCGTAAATTCCGTCTATCATCCCTATTAGGTCTACAAAAAAGTTATTCAGCGGACCAAGTCGGAGTCAAATAGCCAGAAGGATATAATCCTTGGAAGCCTGGGTGTTGGCTTTGGTAACCTGGCTGCAACAGTCGAGAATAAAGCACCCGCTAGCGAAGAAGCAAAGCCTTCTGATGTTGCAGAAGTCTTGGTTAAGGCTGCTTCCACCTGCTGTACTAGACTACTTGATCGCATCTGTTGCATGTGTTTCATTAGGACTTGTACCCACGTTAATAACCAGTGCGCAATTTTTCTCACACAACTCTGCACTGCCCTTTGTTGTTGTGAGTGCTTAAATTGTTGCTTTGAACTATTTTCTTGATGTAATGGTAACACTGAGTGAATGGTGAAGTACAATAATCCTTATGCTTTGTGTATAGCATGTGTTGTATTTGCAATATAGATAATGGTATTAAGTGATTAACTACTCAAATGTTAAGAGTTTTCTCCATCTTCTCTAGTTTTCCTTTTCCATTTGGTATAACTTTGATGATCTCCCTAAGCTATTGTTGGTTGAAAGTCCCTGTTGACTTCCCTGCAATTAGCTCGTTTTTCAATGCAAGCTAGTGTGTGTCCAAGCGTTGGTTCGGTCTCATATCTGCTCCTCATTTTGTTGGCCGCTATCTTTGCATGCCACGTGACTTGCAAAAGCCCATCCATCTCGATCACTACTCTATCTAGTTATGTTTGATCGATCGAGCTGCAGATTCTCTCGTTACAACTTCATGCATCAGACCATCCGGTCTTCGATTAACCAGAGATACAGCAGCTGCAAGCAGTTTCACTCTTGGTTTCTGATTTGGTGTTTAAATGCAAcgcacggtcatcaaagaaagGGGAAATATTTGGAAtcgaaattatcgtaccactGGGATTAAAAAGCTAACTCCAATCCTTAGTTATGCCGATTACTAAGTCACCAACAATTAACAAATAAGGATATTGAtcatttacacaatttgagcCTAAAAATTATCCACTTACTCAACTAAGaagtttttaatcatatttacccaatttaaacatcaatgacaaatttacccttttaattaacaaaatacactcctctcagactctctctctctctctctctctctctctctctctctctctctctctctctctctctctctctctctctctctctctctctctctctcaaatctgccTCCTCACCCAAACCAACGTCGTCGATCTAGCAACAGCTTCCTTGGCGGCTTCTCGGCCATCACCGCCGGCTACTCCATCATCGAGCCCTAGACCGCCATCATATGCGGCTTCGTTGCCGTCGTTGCTCTTGTAATTGGATTTGGACGATGTGTTGGGGTCGTAGAGGTAGAGGAAGGAGAGTCAGGAGATGGTGGCGAGGAGGTAGGATTCGGGTCAGGCCTGGACCGAGCAGAGGTCCTGGACGACGAGGCGGGAGTTGTTGATGGTGTCGGCGTCGAACCAGAGGACGAGGACTTGTGGAGGAGGTCAAGGAGGGCGATGCGGCCCTGGCGGTTGCCagcgaggaggaggaggtggcagTTGGAAGGATTGGTAGAGAGGAAGTCCCGGCCGAGGGGGAGTGGAAGGCTTCATGGTTTGCTCtgatttggtgcccagagcattttctgggtggccaaattattattattattattttggtaaactgtgagctccgagaatggaaggaaaaaaaaaataaattgaaactGATGGTTGAATGAACACTTGATGGTTAATTTGATAATGGAGTTAAGCTTATGATAACACGTGGAGTGAACATGtagaattgaacatataaattgattaattgtgcctgtagtgtattcattttggttttgggagcttatgcaattcactggagggcaataatatgattattgggaggcaataaaaagagtattggggggcaataatatgattattgggtattactagggggcaataaaatcggatgctggaatccggtcaccggtccgtTGGCCGGATTCCCGTCACcagttgccggattccggtcaccggagtttGTGGCCGACCGCCGGTCACCAGAGTCCGGCACCGATCACCGGAGTCCGGTAAGGTCTCcgttgacttctctctctaagtgacaaggagagggcaaaattgtcctaaaaataaataaaaagtaattaaaaaaattattagggcAAAATATATGTAAACTATTGGGTAAGTGGgtaatcttataagatgtttgggtaagtggggttagtgTAACTAAAATTTGGGTAAATTGACATTTTCCCTAACAAATAAACCTAGAAAAATAGTACTAAACTATTTACATACCCGGCTCGGAACAACCAAGCCTAAAATGGGTCAAGAGAGCCACAAGTGAATGCGGAAGCTCACAACCAAGTGGTATggacaatgaaagtggtttgtaaaaattgattttgattgtgaaaaataaaattgacaattgaaaattaaaattgtaactaaaaataaagataatagaaactaatcaagaaatagaaattaggtcactagggtatcctcctaaccaaatttaatgcacaaaATATATTCCGACAATGATCAAACAATTCATaatggcatcaagaaccgtacccaaggcttttcaaggctcataggtcattagattccttaaagggtattcctactTCGGATCAAGGGTCATAGAAACTCAATTAagacaatctagagccttgctagggcctctagttgcactAAAAGACGAAGAGTTCTAGAATCAAGGctcccaagctagccaatacggcaatcgaaattggtattgtaactaactatgttctaaacaagtgtcctagccataaattagagaactgattaggtcccctaatttgttctagacatgcttATCTACACATTCAAGCATTAATCAAGCTCATAATaatgcatctaagccaaatattaCGGAATAAAACATATGCCAAACACAAAATTGAgaaccattaaatcaaaacatatttattatatTAAATCCATGCCAGGGttcaaaccctagcttcctaaatagactactcacaactcatccacaaatcaacaacaaaatacaTCAATTAAGTGGAGTGGGTTGCGGCGTCTCTTAGGTtgagtatatatatatgggtgctTAGCTGCCCTTTTGGTCGAGAGAGAATAGAGTCAgttaagagcaagtccacccgttgggGGTAAATGTCAAGGTCAAAAGTTCACTGGGTCGACCGGTCAagaaactgttcactgccactggacatgagtTTCCACTTGTTCTATTTCTTGAccggtcagttactgttcattgattttttttatattgtaaaattgaaatatatttaAATTAAGAACTTATTAAAAAGATTTAGAATTAAAGAAttttttgaaatatatttgaattaaaaatgaaacagagaatttattacaatttttagatttttttaaattaacttTTCTTACTAGTTTTTCTCCTAAGAAAAAAAGCCCGTTTGTTTTAATTACATTTGCAAACATATTAATTGAATGCCATTGGATGAAGACTTTAATTAAAACTAACGGCCCAACATTGATTTCAAAGAAGAAGCCAATAGCACTGAGCCACTGAGCCACGTGCTCCCCAACAACCCACTCTTTTAGCTGCATGCACGTCTCTCTCTTCACCCAACTTGCTGACATTACCCACAATAggtgacaagacccgccccggaaTTCACCTTGAAACCCGAAGTGGCCCTgcagggcccaccttagaagaaattctaccaaaaatttgacggaactccctctaaaagtggactacccaaaaacctgtagaaagacatttacacttctaaaaataatccacccttaatcttgttaagccaccatgctccctaaatcacaacacctcccaatttcacaaacaattctgaacttaagaatattaatctcaagagttatcagagcaatctatttCTTAGGCGTACAAGAAGGGAGAATACAAGATAAAGGACCgatacttttataatgcggaagctatgacagctatgcctcaaccccaagtacgctcgacctcaagctaaactggcctgcaaactgggcatttgaaaccgaagggcccaagggaaaacatttaaaaaccgttagagtgagtggacgaaaaataagtaatttcgaatgaataagtaaaacttaatgctttcccaagttattctctaaaatctcgcatgcagtaacaatcttgaaaaatacttttaatcatcatctttactgcaatcttAATCACGTAGAAATAGAACATCTTGaaatctcttaaaatctcatcctcaatccttataaaaacattcttttcaagaggcttgcttgatgactagaaaggactgctgtctagtcatctcatgccatctgggagggactgccacccagatgacgcatcggaagggactgccaaccggaataggaggcggtggtagaagggtctgccaactaaccacaggtagtagacgggactgccgactaactacctcatgtcatctggaagggactgccacccagatgacgcatcggaagggactgccaaccggaatatagtctggaagggactgccaaccagattattacctagaagggactgccaactaggtaatatgcgcatgcgccgtaaatagcctcctcaataaactgaatagcctcctcaataaactggaaaaCAACCTCTTTCAGTtacttgctttcggaaagaaactcgctgttacttcaataaaacattaataatccactgaaagcataactcaggatTATCCCGCTAACTCAaacctcaatatctcaataagtcctcgaaagcataaatcaaatactATGTAAATCAAcaaatgctttcggaaagaaatctcaatctaacttcaagtctgaaaagctcaaaactcaataaatctcgataattcaactatgctcaaatatttgctaaatccttcgtactcgtatatcatCGTATCAACtgatattcgaaatcaataattctcataatattttc encodes the following:
- the LOC133725502 gene encoding uncharacterized protein LOC133725502, encoding MPSSSSPSLHHSLISCNCSSKPQKTVHLLKTSLSLSLTSCNLLTVHISLSLSLTHISIIISVRTDHHLRRRNFSGDMAGQFSSCVEYGLGLSKRILYGKEAAPAPSAMSRSSSWSRPSTEQGYLPEAPMVYAVVSDPEIVDNPDIPSYQPYVYGRCEPPALIPLHMHGVALEIESYLDTAFVTFTGNWRVHCISTGKKCDCRVAVPMGEKGSLLGVEVDVAGSSYRTQLITTEGQPDSRKVAKDAYFLKRHIYTFKVPQVEGGSFISLKIRWSQKLLYHDGKFCLTVPFNFPAYVNPVGNKIMKGEKISLSVNMGAEAEVLCQTTSHPLKVGRRQSGRLSFSYEAQVAAWSSADFSFSFTVNTKDVYGGVFLQSPTLRDFDDREMFCFYLIPRNSQTWKVFKKEVIFIIDISGSMAGDPLENAKSAVLASLSNLNREDTFNIIAFNGEVHVFSSSMELATNEALLKAKNWVSAELIADGGTNILLPLRQAMKLLAKTADTIPFIFLITDGAVEDEREICNMMKGYLTSGGAICPRISTFGIGLYCNHYFLQMLAQIGRGYYDAAYDGESIDYRVQRLFTRASSVTLANITVDTFEHLDSLELFPSNMLDLSSGSPLIISGRYEGSFPPSIKVSGTLADMSNFAIDLKVQRSKDFPLDRVLAKRHIDMRTAHAWLLGSKELEEKVSKMSNLTGVPSEYTSMTLKQTDKGNKALELTRTQEVYKKVIQRTKSESNSQKDIILGSLGVGFGNLAATVENKAPASEEAKPSDVAEVLVKAASTCCTRLLDRICCMCFIRTCTHVNNQCAIFLTQLCTALCCCECLNCCFELFS